A segment of the Trifolium pratense cultivar HEN17-A07 linkage group LG7, ARS_RC_1.1, whole genome shotgun sequence genome:
aagGCATATTAAACAAAACCTCCTCATCAAAAAACATTGTTTTAGACTCATCAATATCATTATTCATAATCTCAATATTATCACCCTTAAAAACACTTTCTTGGCTCTTACATTCCACCAAACAAGACTTAGTCTCATCTCTAGTGTTTGTAAAAGTCTTTGCAGCTTCTCTTATATCTTTAGCTGAAGTTGATTTCAAAACTGGAAGAAGAGAAATAGAATTAGGAAAATTGAATATTGCTGAAGTGCCCTTAAATGCTAGGACAGCTATATCATGTGCGATAGCTGCCATTTCAGGTGTAGCGTAAGTTCCAAGCCATATTCTTGATTTTTTCTTGTTTGGTTCACGAATTTCAGACACCCatttttttccatttctttGACGAATTCCTCTATAAATTGGGTGCCTTGTTTGCTTGAATTTCTTTCTTCCTGTTTTTTTCTTGTGAGTGTATGGATTTGCTTTTGTGTTTGCATGAGAATTAGTAGTAGATTCATTCTCCAAGTTCATTGTTAGATACGTTAACAAATATATAGCTAATGAAGAATAATGTGTTTGGCTAAGAAATTGTTGAATATACTTGAATGtgttattaatttgtttatagcTAGTGATATTTATAGTATAAACTATAAAGTATGTTATAGGAAAAAATGGAATGGAAtatagatttgattttgatgtCTTAAAAAGTTTGAGAAGGAATTGTCGGAGTGGAAATCACACGTGCCACACATGATGTAATGGAATTGGTAGGccagcttttttttttatgtttaggCACGTTTTATTGAGACAAAATGCTTACgacattttctattttatgttcTTTGATTGATGAAATGCAAATATGCACTTAAAATGTTTTGAAAGCTTAACTTAATTGAcagaacattgcattatatatatagatgaatgTATGCATGATAATAAAACTCATACTCGTGGGTATCCGTCCAAACCCTACCCGCTTTGAAGGGGAAAACTCGAGTTGATTGAGTTTGAGTTTTCTTCTATTTCAAAAgactgagtttgagtttgagttttctctattttttttctttatttaaaaaaatattgttgaaacaaaataattttgagcttttaactttttttttaataaaaaaaataatactaaaatataatcaaaattcaCGATAAAAGATGCATAACGGGGATATTCGAACCCCgttggggatacccgatccccgtttataggtttgggtttggggagggcaaaatccGCCCCTGCCCCGCCTCGTTGCAATGCCTAGATGGACGAAGTTCGAACCTTGATCatcccacttattcatcttaagggtgaaatttttaaacactagactacttaacaaaaaaatatgcaGTTACGATGAACAACCgtaaattactactctacctgttttaaaataaatgtcGTTTAAAGTttttacataaatatatttaaaaatgtaataatgttataaaaaaatatagcgATTTCACTAAATTAACATTATTTACAATTGATGCAGTGCTTTAAAAGTAGTGCACGTTCAATTAATTAGAAGATATAATtgaatgtaaaataataattttatattgaataattgcaaaaataatatttattttaaaacagggagtaataaatataatgtcataaaattaaatttcaaacaaaaaaaatcttgaaactTATAAATCACGggactaataaaaaaaattataagtagaAATTGGAGTGCAAAATGAGAgactaaaattttattttaattaaaatgagAGGACAAAAATTgcatttatgttttgtttttaaatgattcgaaaaagtttatataaatatacttttttaatCTATTCTTTGGTGTAAAACCATAATGGACATCTTTGTCTCGTGAACTTAGCTTAGTTGGTAGGACGTTGCACTATATATGTAGGAAATCAGGATTTGAACTCCGGTCATTCCACTTATCTACTTTAATGATGAAATTTTTAACAactagactacttgataaaaaaaaaaaaaacataatagaCATCCAAAGCTATCTGTCATTATTTGAATCAAAGACATCATATTAGGTTGAAAATCAATCTCATATTTAAacattgatttatatttttatatatattattatgagctataGGTGCTAAATAGAACTATTTAAGGATGTCAACATAAATGGAATGTTTACTCAATTCTTGAAGTCTTGATGCTGTTAacttattaaacaaaaattaaaaggtTAAACTATGATagtttctacttttttttttggtacatgataGTTTCTACCGTCTACTCCTTGTGATTCTTTTAAAGTGTCATTTGCAATTTTAATAGTTTTCAAAGTTTAAAATAGAATTCTTATAGAAATTTTTACTGAAATTATTGCTGGACTATTTattacaaataaagaaatatGTGAAATAAAATACCAGTTAAtagtattatagtattattatgtgtttttttattatatgtggatataaatattttttcttaagcAATGTggatatacttttaaaacaaCAACTTTCTTTTGTGTCCACCTCCTTCTTTTCTCTCGTTCTTTGCGGCGGCCCTAATTCTTCTTCACTTCGAGTCTCCTCCTCCTTCTTCCTTGAGTggtgaggggtgattttaggtcttttttggcctaaaatcaccccctCCGTATTTTTAATTTCCTCCTGTTTAATCTCAATAAGTGATTtccacataaccaatttttttagttttttcttttgttgtgattTTAGTCGTCTAAGTGCGGTAGTGTGTTGGTCGTCGTCCGATTGGTGCGGTGTTTTGGATTATCTGTCGTGTTACGGTGTTTgtttagttcatattgaaagatcaacttcaatcaattgcagattcaatcaataatttGGACGTCAATGTTATAGATCCAGAAGCATGGACATTCTGGTGACTTTTAATTTATCATATTACTTGTAGGCATTTTatcgttgtatgctattaacttggatgatgtgagtttgttcgcagattcatcttTTTTCGTTTTTAGCGaagttgaatttgtatttgcatctGTATCTAATATATTCTATCAATTattgaaatgaatgaatatcttatttttaataaaaaaaaaaattcttttgtgTCCAAAATATATTCATCATCTTTGAGAAGATTAGTAACAACAATGCCAATTCATCAATAATTGAGGTCGGTTATGCACACACCCAAAAATAGTCAAGTCAATGTATGGTATAACGTCCTAAATATCTAAAAAGGGAAATAAATATTCCGGCTAAGAATTAAACCGTACACCGGTGCacgtgtgttttttcttttttagaaaTTAAGGAGATATTTGTATGGGCTTTTGAACGTGTTCAGTTTGACTAGTATTATTTCCATTTTGGATCTTtctaagaagaaaataaaaatttgaaaaatgttaaCTAGTGCTGCAGTATTAGTTAAggtaaaaatataatcaaattgtTTTGCAATTTTTGTAGTTAACCTTtaaacaatattaaaaaaatattacttttaatataatattttttttatttttagtttcataacaatataaatctttttttatttatattttcgtAACTAATGCTCTAGATGCAATTGTTAAGATACCCtaaaaacttttatttaaacTAGCAAGAGACAATTGAATTTGCACGGgtaattcaaaattaatttttgtcacCTTAAACCTAATCCACTTGAAGTCATGCAACCAATACGGCTTGGCTTGGCTCGGCTCTTGACCCCATAAGGCGGAGGCGAGTGAGTATATTGTTGGTTTTGACTACAACATGTGCATTAATATTTCTCGAGAGCCATTCTTACCCCTTACCTCCAAATTTTACACCATCGAACGGATGAAATTAAAACACGCATTCAAGtggataatttttttgtttgttcatCTGGACAATTTTGGTATGAATTTTAAGAATCACTGGGGATTCTGCGAAAAAAGAACCTCTCTTATTCCTAATGAACCTCCTGGGGTGGCTTCTTGGGTTCACTCTACTTGGACTCCAACTTTGGCCCAGGCCCATTagtctcttattttattttttttgaaagttagtctcttaatatttttttattttttctgaccgtagtcttttattatttttaaaaagtgtgaTATTTTACCCACTATAAAATCAGAATACTCCCTCCAaccttatattatatataaataaaaatatttttttccggTTTATTGgataattaatttatctaaTCTGTATTATCAGAGGAAGTATGCAACAACTAAGTTGTAACAAGTAAgtatgtaacaaaaataaaaatatagagtGTATGCTGATATAAGAGTTTATGAATGATACAGAGGACTGTCTagtaaactattttttatattggtGCCTAGACATTCTCATTACGTCGTATCAAATTATCATTGGAGcacaaatatatttacaaaaaaaataaagattgaTTCCTATTTTGAATTGTACCAATATGTATAGAATGTTAATGTAAGTTGATCAAGCAATGCTAACAATgtcaaaaaaatgtcattttcatttgtGTATGTTTATCACAGAATAAATTAAGATATCTTTTTGTGTGAAAATTAACATGAGAAAATAATGCGAAGATCTTGACCCTTAAAATATAAAGAGAGGTCTCGAAggataaaaaagaagaaaaaaaaattggttaaaggcgaaaattaaaacataattaagATAACATGAAAGGATCATTTCCCAACAAATGTAAAGAGAGATCTTgaagataaaaaagaaagaaaaaaaggttaaagGTGGAAATTTAAAACATAAGCTAACATGAAAGGATCATTTCCCGACAAGAGGATACTTCTAACCATAAGCAACTATGATTTTAAATCTTTTGCATCAACCGTGTACTAAATCAAGTCAATTAAACAATAGTATAATATAAAGAGCTATTCAAAGTATATAGTTTTCGCAAAGAGTCAAATATCCTAATTACGGCGaatttaagagaaaaaaatttgcAATTCAGGTGTTTAATACACACTTTTATTAGACAATTTTTCCCTAAgtcagaaaaattaaaatacactGAAATCACAAACTCTACAACATTAAATGATAAGGATTCTAGTCAACAGCACACTGAACCCACAAGGTTACTTTCACTAGCATATCTTAGTGAAGTGTATCTATATTTTTGCTTAGATCTTCCAGCTTCTTCATCCTTATTCTCTCACTTTCAGTCACAAGCTAATTCAAAGTTCACATAATgcaaatagaaagaaaaaaaatagttagaTAGGAAGAAAAATAGTATGAAATTATGAGTGTACTTAATTAAACATTCAATTCAATGAATAATTACTAACCTCCactaattttgtaacaagttgagccttttctttgtttttctcaTTGAAAGCCTCAAGAGCTTCATTGTATTCTCTCTCCTGTGatgccaaaaatatatatagtttcaCAAAAAAgcttcacaattttttttttttttttaatttaagtgttttctttttgtcttgTTTTTAACTTAAGGGCATAATGAtgggaaaaaaaagaagaataaactATCAATTATAAACTCTGataatttagtttttgttaTTAAGATGGTAGAAACTAACatgataaattttaatatacttTAGAAATTAAATTAAGGAATTTCATATACttaatcatttattattttgGTGTATTTTAGAGAATAAGACTTTGTTTGAGAAGAccaataagctagtttatagcttatagcttataagctttataagctaaaagctctgtttggtaataatttttaaaaagagcttataatttatttttctagcttatagcttattattcaaatgttatttcaagtagcttatgagcttatagtttattattttttcttccaactttacccctatcatcttacttgaaaaaaattaaatattaattaaacatatcttttttatgatatttcatacttataaactagttcaaccgctaattttaccaaacactacaaattcaatcggttagcttattcgctataagctaaaagctagcttataagttatccgctataagttagcttatcagctatccgctattttttaccaaacagagcctaagtaAATTGAAGAGAGAATGAtactttaaaactaaaattgattGAAACCAAGACATTAAGCTCAGGTGGTTAATAAACTCCTCTAAGACGAACTGTTCGAGAGAATATGAGTTCGATCTCTAATAAAAACGATTCTTGATTAAACTTTACTTATCTCACGATCGAACTCTAAATTACCGTAGCCCTTTTGCTTGGAAATagagagttaaaaaaaaaaaaaaaaacttagcttattaaaaaaaggaTGCATGAGGAATTTTGAATAGCTCAATAGCAATTTTCTACATGCAAATTATCAAACACAATTATTATGAATAATCCCCTTTCACAACTAGATAATCTTATATTGTAGCCCACTTTTGATGACAGAATATATGGGAACAAAAAATTAAAGCAGATAATTAAGGTGGTCAATTGACTAAATTATAAGCATAACTTGAGTGGTTGTATCAAAAGCAAAACATATTGGGATCACTTTGTCTCCTTGATCAAATCCTATGTTTCTACTAGTAAAGAAactatagaaattaaaaaattaattaaaacagTTAAAAAATCTCACCTTTTTCTGGAATGTTTGACCCAATGGCTTCAACTCTTTGTTAACCATGTCTATCTTCTTTCTAACCATTGCAACATCCTTCCTCATTGGATCTGTGAATCCCTCAATCTCCTAATCAATTTCTCAAACAAAGATGATTTTTAATAgatgaaaaaaaatcttaaatataacaaatgttaataattttgcataaaaaccacatatttcatttttttttctcttttcaaatTGTTTCTAACCAGCTTGTTTATGTTAAATGAGTTTGAATCTTATCCCAAAAGTTAGCTCAAAGGTGAGGGTAGCAAGCTGCCCAAACAAATTTATACACTAAAGTGACTTAACAGCTCGCGAATACAAGTATGAGCAATGTAAGACTCCAAACAAACTGGAGACAATTTCAACATCCGCTCTCACACCAAACGCTAACTCAGATGCCCAAACACATTTATACACTCAACAACCCAAATATGAGAACCTGAGGGAAATGAGACTCCAAACAAACTTCGAACAACTTCAATAGTttcatacaaatttttttttggaaaagaatAGTTTCATATAAATAAACACTACCATGGACATGTGAATAGAATCTTCCTTAACTACGGATCAAATGTAGCTAATCCTTAAATTTTGttcaagtttttaaaaaaacggCTTGCAATTATGGCCGCGATGTCAAGGCAACCACATTGGTGGTCGCTATTGCAGCAACACGGCCAGTCTTTAACCGGAATTTTTTCTACAATATCAAAAATTACAGTGCGGCCGTGACTTCGACCGTGATTTAAAACTTTGCTCAAAGTTTTAAATATGTATAAACTAAAGAAATTAACTTTGCTCAAATTCAGTATTTGTTGTTGAACTTACTTGTCTTATCTCAGCCAATCGCTGTGTTTCCTTTTCGACTCGACCGAGATGAGCATGAACCTTATCTCTAACCTCCAATTTTCTCCTCTCAATTTCTTCTTCCTTTGATTTGAACATTGCTAGAACTGATCTTGACATTTCCTCTTCCCTTTCATCTCTTCTTGGACTTTGCATGTTGCTAATCATTCCTGAGTTCTTGACTTGTTGCACAATTTGTTGTTGATCATAGGATCTTTTTGGTGTTGCCATTGCTGCTCCACAAATTTCAAGTCACAAGACACTTTTTTCTTTATCTAACTGTTCTTACCtgttttctcttttctttgaaATGATAACTCTGTCTTTCCTATGTCTTAGGTGCTTATAAAACAAAACTGGCTTTTAAGCCAAGTATCTTATTTTAATagtatgaataaaatttattactttatcATAGTAGTAAATCATAGAATAGAAAACATCACATAAATAGTTGTTACAAAAATGAAGATTATATACTTGGAATTGGAAACTAGCATTAATATTTCAGATGGAAGTTGTGTCTGGTGTCTTACACACatataaaatttgtatcatTGACACATGCAGTcacattcaattatttttaatttcttaaattattatcaatgtTTATGCGTCAATGCCTTTTTTATGTCACTTTATAGAAAACATTAGATACTTTTCAGTTACGTGGTGTAAAAATTAAATGGTTTgaaagtgaaaataaaatttcgAGATCTAGAccttcaaaaaaatttcaagagtTGAGATTACTCTCGCGGTCCTTTATAACGGCAGATAATCCATTTCTCATACAAATGTCAAAtcataatttacaaaaaaaaaaatgaacagaaaacaaatattttatatataaaaggtGAAAGAGAGTACAAAATATTTGTGCagatatttcaaaaaaaaaattacattatgaCTTAATAAGTTATGATTGGATGTCatacaaaaaaaagtttatagtGTCATTGTATGAATATTAAACTCAACGGTTTATCTTTTAACTAAACAAATATTTCCTGCCTCCTTTACTCAAAAGCCAACTTAAGTATGGCTTACACACAcctttgaaattttaattatttgttatgAGTAGTGTAATTATACGTAGTGAGTACTAATtactaaattttaattaaatccATCCTTCCATACCCTTTTCCTATTATTTTAATGTCAGTATACTTAACTAAGAATCATGATGGGCCTGCTTTGGTTAGATAGCAATTTTCTTAAATTGGTTTGGTATAGTGGCAAGTTAAGCTACTACGGCTTCTCACCATACCATtactttttttatgaaataaataaCTAAGGACCAAAACTTTTACTAATGACTTAAAATTCATATAATCAGAACACCTTTTGCCATTTTATTTGACAATTCCTTAAGTAAATTCAGTTGGAATACACGAGTAAAATACTTTTAAGGTTCCTAAAGACTAAGCAGTGTTGGTAAACTTATAAATCTCAAGCATGGCTCGGATTACACGTGTCTCCGTATTCTACAACGGTCAGTGTACAACGATCGTGCAAGTTACAACATGTATCCGACAACTcaaataaatgtaaaaaatcTCTGTTTCGACGCATCTTATATACACTCCTTGGGCATGTATCCGGGGGATACAAATTTGTCGAAGCAATGATGATCAATGAGTGGGTTAAAAGACATTAAATTTGATGAATGAACCCATCGTCTACTAGTATGGGCCTAATTGAAAGCAGAGTACACTGCAAAATCTCAAGTCTTCACCAGACCAATTCATGTGGGTGTTCTATGTTTTTGACATTAGTAGTGTCGACGAGTATTTGAGTATGTACTTCATAGTTGGTAATCATAGAATGTGCTTTCATGAAAATGGAAAGGTGCTTGAAGGAGAAGTTATGGTTGGATAGTGGACAAAAGGGGCTCACCTACAAAAGCATGTTTGTGGAAGAACCTTAAGAAACAAGACAGAGTAGGAGAATTGGTAGCAACCAAGCATGTTGCCTTTATGACAAATTATTACCCCATATGAGGACCAGGTCACACACACAGTGTAGATAGCAGAAAGCAAGTAGCCTTACAACTTGGCAAtgtaagaagaagaaaaaattaggATCTAGGGTTGCTCAACACATGTACTATCatatcaccaaaaaaataaaattatcatgaAATTGGTACATTGTAGGAGAGATTAAGATATGGTGCAAATTAAATAGTCtagctttaatttttttaatagtataaGATAAGTATGGTCATCTTTTGTATTGCTCGGTAAAATCCTAATTAGTTGTTTATTCGAGGTGATTAAAAAGGTAGACTGAACCGAAATAATTTTCATGAAAGTGAATGTGCGGTATAACACCATTTTAATCGattttagaaatattttataatatctgtcaaagaaaaaagaaatattttataatatatttaattttacaaataaaaaatatgtatttatcTTTAAAATCCAAACTCCCAAATATAACCTTAAGGAATTGAAGAATGAAACACAAAGCATTATCATACATAGGAATAAAAGCAAATGGTTGTGGAAGCATATTTTAAGGTGAACTTTTTTTAATCTTGAATTAATGATATAAGCCAATAATGAAAATAACCTTAACCTTAACAATCTAAGTAATGATATAAGTACAACACATGTCAATGCATGAAGGAGTTAGTAATGATGACTTTCCAGGCTGACAAATGATCCTCTAAGGTTGAATAAAGCTTTACATTTGTATATTTCTTTTGGTTAATACGTTTCTTAAGAGGCCTAAGTTCTTTGTAAATAgctttaaaaagttaaattagcTGTGTCAAGAGAGAGGTGGGTCCATGGATCTAGATCTGCTGTAATCTTTCATGCAATTTGCAGTTGTTTTTAATCTCAACTGTTAATTTgaaatcaaacaaattaaattatgatcAATTTAATACATTTAAATGATCTCAGCTGTTTGATCGAAATCGAATGATTCAACCCAGTTACAACACTAAATGCAATTTTGTGTGTCCATGtatgattcaaatttcaaaaaatcttttttgatttgttgatatttaaatattataaactCCTTTTTTGGTCCAACCACcaaaaaaatagttgaaaataGTACAAATTGGTAGCATAAGACCTGCTATGTTGAAATTGTTAGTAAGGAGCCTCCAGATGTTGTAAAAAACATctcatgataaaaaaattgactaaatCATTTTATCTCATGATAATAAACAGCCTTGattcctagttttttttttttttaagaagctaaattagtccacccaaaCAGCCTTGATTCCTAGTTTATAGAACAATGTTTTAAACTAAAGTTGCAATTATGCTGCAATCTTTGATATTACTGAGAGTTCCGGTCAAATGTAGCTAATGTACGTCAATTATGAAAAGAGGAGTAGTTAGAGTATGATGAAGCACGCCTGGTATGTAAACGAATATGAATCATGTGGGTTTGTATTGATCCGCTTTTGAGCTGTCGTGAGAATTGCTCCATCTATGAATAAAGGACCCATGAAACTCTCCTCTCGAAGCACCAGTTAGGATACCCTTAAACTAAAGTTGCATTGCAATCTTTGATATTAGGTAGAGTTGCATTCAAATATAGCTAACGTACGATATTTGTACTTTATTAGGCAAAATTGTAAGTATTCCAATTTCCAATAGAGATTCAGAGAAAATAGTTTCAAGGTCAGTAGGTAGCATTTACCATAcacaacaaacatatctaagcTATAACTACTTGTGTCAAAAAGTAAAAGCTCTAACTGCTGCAATTTAGACAGCATTACCGTACCAAATGGTTGTAGTGGGTCATAATTAAACTTTGATCTGCTTTTTGACCTAAAGAAAAATAGTGTTAGTGTAAATTATTGG
Coding sequences within it:
- the LOC123896520 gene encoding dehydration-responsive element-binding protein 1B-like, producing MNLENESTTNSHANTKANPYTHKKKTGRKKFKQTRHPIYRGIRQRNGKKWVSEIREPNKKKSRIWLGTYATPEMAAIAHDIAVLAFKGTSAIFNFPNSISLLPVLKSTSAKDIREAAKTFTNTRDETKSCLVECKSQESVFKGDNIEIMNNDIDESKTMFFDEEVLFNMPCFLNNMAEGLLITPPSMKSALDWDNVDCEMDLTLWAD
- the LOC123898086 gene encoding uncharacterized protein LOC123898086: MATPKRSYDQQQIVQQVKNSGMISNMQSPRRDEREEEMSRSVLAMFKSKEEEIERRKLEVRDKVHAHLGRVEKETQRLAEIRQEIEGFTDPMRKDVAMVRKKIDMVNKELKPLGQTFQKKEREYNEALEAFNEKNKEKAQLVTKLVELVTESERIRMKKLEDLSKNIDTLH